In one Papio anubis isolate 15944 chromosome 11, Panubis1.0, whole genome shotgun sequence genomic region, the following are encoded:
- the PPP2R2D gene encoding serine/threonine-protein phosphatase 2A 55 kDa regulatory subunit B delta isoform isoform X4, which translates to MLLIFYSLQMVPILKPMDLMVEASPRRIFANAHTYHINSISVNSDHETYLSADDLRINLWHLEITDRSFNIVDIKPANMEELTEVITAAEFHPHQCNVFVYSSSKGTIRLCDMRSSALCDRHSKFFEEPEDPSSRSFFSEIISSISDVKFSHSGRYMMTRDYLSVKVWDLNMESRPVETHQVHEYLRSKLCSLYENDCIFDKFECCWNGSDSAIMTGSYNNFFRMFDRDTRRDVTLEASRESSKPRASLKPRKVCTGGKRKKDEISVDSLDFNKKILHTAWHPADNVIAVAATNNLYIFQDKIN; encoded by the exons gTCCCAATATTGAAGCCCATGGATCTTATGGTAGAAGCGAGTCCACGGCGAATTTTTGCAAATGCTCACACATATCATATAAATTCCATTTCAGTAAATAGTGATCATGAAACATATCTTTCTGCAGATGACCTGAGAATTAATTTGTGGCACTTAGAAATCACAGATAGAAGCTTTA ACATCGTGGACATCAAGCCTGCTAACATGGAGGAGCTGACCGAAGTCATCACCGCAGCTGAGTTCCACCCACACCAGTGCAACGTGTTCGTCTACAGCAGCAGCAAAGGGACCATCCGACTGTGCGACATGCGCTCCTCGGCCCTGTGCGACAGACACTCCAAGT tttttgaagAGCCTGAAGATCCCAGCAGTAGGTCCTTCTTCTCAGAAATAATTTCATCCATATCTGATGTAAAATTCAGTCATAGTGGGCGGTACATGATGACCAGAGACTACCTGTCGGTGAAGGTGTGGGACCTCAACATGGAGAGCAGGCCGGTGGAGACCCACCAAGTCCACGAGTACCTGCGCAGCAAGCTCTGCTCTCTCTATGAGAACGACTGCATCTTTGACAAGTTTGAGTGTTGCTGGAACGGTTCGGATAG CGCCATCATGACCGGGTCCTACAACAACTTCTTCAGAATGTTTGATAGAGACACGCGGAGGGATGTGACCCTGGAGGCCTCGAGAGAGAGCAGCAAACCACGCGCCAGCCTCAAACCCAGGAAGGTGTGTACAGGGGGTAAGCGGAAGAAAGATGAGATCAGTGTGGACAGTCTGGACTTCAACAAGAAGATCCTGCACACGGCCTGGCACCCCGCGGACAATGTCATTGCCGTGGCTGCCACCAATAACTTGTACATATTCCAGGACAAAATCAACTAG
- the PPP2R2D gene encoding serine/threonine-protein phosphatase 2A 55 kDa regulatory subunit B delta isoform isoform X5, producing MDLMVEASPRRIFANAHTYHINSISVNSDHETYLSADDLRINLWHLEITDRSFNIVDIKPANMEELTEVITAAEFHPHQCNVFVYSSSKGTIRLCDMRSSALCDRHSKFFEEPEDPSSRSFFSEIISSISDVKFSHSGRYMMTRDYLSVKVWDLNMESRPVETHQVHEYLRSKLCSLYENDCIFDKFECCWNGSDSAIMTGSYNNFFRMFDRDTRRDVTLEASRESSKPRASLKPRKVCTGGKRKKDEISVDSLDFNKKILHTAWHPADNVIAVAATNNLYIFQDKIN from the exons ATGGATCTTATGGTAGAAGCGAGTCCACGGCGAATTTTTGCAAATGCTCACACATATCATATAAATTCCATTTCAGTAAATAGTGATCATGAAACATATCTTTCTGCAGATGACCTGAGAATTAATTTGTGGCACTTAGAAATCACAGATAGAAGCTTTA ACATCGTGGACATCAAGCCTGCTAACATGGAGGAGCTGACCGAAGTCATCACCGCAGCTGAGTTCCACCCACACCAGTGCAACGTGTTCGTCTACAGCAGCAGCAAAGGGACCATCCGACTGTGCGACATGCGCTCCTCGGCCCTGTGCGACAGACACTCCAAGT tttttgaagAGCCTGAAGATCCCAGCAGTAGGTCCTTCTTCTCAGAAATAATTTCATCCATATCTGATGTAAAATTCAGTCATAGTGGGCGGTACATGATGACCAGAGACTACCTGTCGGTGAAGGTGTGGGACCTCAACATGGAGAGCAGGCCGGTGGAGACCCACCAAGTCCACGAGTACCTGCGCAGCAAGCTCTGCTCTCTCTATGAGAACGACTGCATCTTTGACAAGTTTGAGTGTTGCTGGAACGGTTCGGATAG CGCCATCATGACCGGGTCCTACAACAACTTCTTCAGAATGTTTGATAGAGACACGCGGAGGGATGTGACCCTGGAGGCCTCGAGAGAGAGCAGCAAACCACGCGCCAGCCTCAAACCCAGGAAGGTGTGTACAGGGGGTAAGCGGAAGAAAGATGAGATCAGTGTGGACAGTCTGGACTTCAACAAGAAGATCCTGCACACGGCCTGGCACCCCGCGGACAATGTCATTGCCGTGGCTGCCACCAATAACTTGTACATATTCCAGGACAAAATCAACTAG